The following coding sequences are from one Pasteurellaceae bacterium RH1A window:
- a CDS encoding electron transport complex subunit RsxG produces MQSSVITTRYALILGTVALACTAVSTGVYWLTKGRIDAVTAQQQRQLLQEVVPASHFDNDLLATCKQISLPDAPYLNKIYLAKKGDNLTAYAIQATAPDGYSGDIVLLMGIEPKGKVLGVRTLEHKETPGLGDKIETRISDWIYSFSDKVFSSENEALWAVKKDGGQFDQFTGATITPRAVVNNVRLTAKWVITELEQNPQLSATWQECK; encoded by the coding sequence ATGCAAAGTTCGGTGATTACCACCCGCTACGCCCTGATTTTGGGGACAGTTGCCCTGGCCTGTACGGCGGTTTCCACAGGCGTTTATTGGCTAACCAAGGGCAGGATTGATGCCGTCACGGCCCAACAGCAACGCCAGCTCCTGCAAGAGGTTGTGCCAGCCAGCCATTTTGATAATGATTTACTGGCAACCTGCAAGCAAATCAGCCTGCCTGATGCCCCTTATTTGAACAAGATCTACCTTGCAAAAAAAGGCGATAATCTGACCGCTTACGCCATCCAAGCCACCGCCCCAGACGGCTATTCGGGCGATATTGTGCTACTGATGGGGATTGAGCCAAAGGGAAAGGTGCTGGGTGTGCGAACCCTTGAACACAAGGAAACCCCAGGCCTGGGTGATAAGATCGAAACCCGCATTTCTGACTGGATCTATAGCTTTAGCGATAAGGTTTTTAGCTCTGAAAACGAAGCCCTTTGGGCGGTTAAAAAGGACGGCGGCCAGTTCGACCAATTCACCGGGGCGACCATCACACCAAGGGCGGTGGTCAATAATGTGCGACTGACGGCCAAGTGGGTGATCACTGAACTTGAACAGAATCCACAGCTAAGCGCAACTTGGCAGGAGTGTAAATAA
- a CDS encoding electron transport complex subunit RsxC, giving the protein MQADVLNRIRAGKLWDFPGGIHPPEMKKQSNQKPIRSLHLPKFFYVPVIQHSGTAGEVIVKVGDSVLKGQALTKGDNYRELPVHSPTSGRVIGIEPYVSCHPSGLAELTIIIETDGKDQWIERNPVEDFLTLTGEQIIQKVYQAGVAGLGGAVFPTSSKLHYADKRCKLLIINGAECEPYITCDDRLMQDYTAEMIEGIRILRYVLRPEEVVLAIEDNKPQAIKAVQKALRGANDISVRVIPTKYPSGASDQLVQVLTGLEIPQGKRTIEMGIVMHNVGTAFAVKRAVVDDEPLIERVVTLTGDKIRNKGNVWARLGTPIQHLLEQVDYQADERFPVFLGGPMMGFILPTLQAPITKTANCIIAPDHFEYAPPEPERSCIRCSSCSDACPVGLLPQQLYWYARSEDHDKSKAYHLDACIECGVCAYVCPSYIPLIQYFRQEKAKIAEIDLKAKQAEEAKQRFEAKEARMNKEKEARNARIAQAADKRREEIAQQVGEDPVQAALARLKAKKAQAQPEVQAKANGEPDNSDLMAQRRARRLAKQQEQEAAENKENSANTEPKAEATNPAETDPRKAAIAAAMARAKAKKEAQQAGQNLENLANTEMAQASTLVPETSKSTSEDAGAILDPRKAAVAAALARAKAKKEAQQAGQNLENLANTEMAQASTLVPETSKSTSEDAGAILDPRKAAVAAALARAKAKKEAQQAGQKSENLANTEMAQASTLVPETSKSTSEDASAILDLRKAAVAAALARAKAKKEAQQQAVEKTENPAKPAEEIDPRKAAVAAALARAKAKKAAQEREKDD; this is encoded by the coding sequence ATGCAAGCTGATGTATTAAACCGCATTCGGGCCGGCAAGCTCTGGGATTTCCCGGGTGGCATTCACCCGCCTGAAATGAAGAAGCAGTCTAATCAAAAACCGATTAGAAGCCTGCACCTGCCTAAATTTTTCTATGTACCAGTGATTCAACATAGTGGCACAGCAGGTGAAGTGATCGTGAAAGTTGGCGATTCTGTCCTCAAGGGCCAGGCACTCACAAAGGGTGATAACTACCGTGAGTTGCCGGTGCATAGCCCCACTTCAGGGCGTGTGATTGGGATTGAACCCTATGTTTCCTGCCACCCGTCAGGCTTGGCGGAGCTGACCATTATTATCGAAACGGACGGCAAGGATCAGTGGATTGAACGCAATCCTGTTGAGGACTTCCTTACTTTAACTGGCGAGCAGATTATTCAAAAGGTCTATCAGGCAGGCGTGGCTGGCCTGGGCGGGGCGGTGTTCCCTACCTCTAGTAAACTGCATTATGCCGACAAGCGTTGCAAGCTCTTGATTATCAACGGGGCGGAGTGTGAGCCCTATATCACTTGTGACGACCGTCTTATGCAGGACTACACTGCCGAGATGATCGAGGGCATTCGAATCTTGCGTTATGTCCTTCGCCCTGAAGAGGTGGTTTTAGCCATTGAAGATAACAAACCTCAGGCCATCAAAGCCGTGCAAAAGGCTCTGCGTGGGGCAAACGACATCAGCGTGCGGGTCATTCCCACCAAGTACCCTTCTGGGGCCAGCGACCAGCTGGTGCAAGTCCTGACAGGTCTAGAAATCCCCCAAGGCAAACGCACTATTGAGATGGGGATTGTGATGCACAATGTCGGCACGGCCTTTGCGGTCAAGCGGGCGGTGGTGGACGATGAGCCCCTGATTGAGCGTGTCGTAACCCTGACGGGCGACAAAATCCGCAACAAGGGTAATGTCTGGGCTCGGTTAGGTACGCCCATTCAGCACCTACTGGAACAGGTGGACTATCAGGCAGATGAGCGTTTCCCGGTCTTTTTAGGTGGCCCGATGATGGGCTTTATCTTGCCCACCCTGCAAGCTCCCATTACCAAAACGGCCAACTGCATTATCGCCCCCGACCATTTTGAGTACGCCCCACCCGAGCCAGAACGCAGCTGTATCCGCTGTTCCAGCTGTTCAGACGCTTGCCCTGTTGGGCTTTTGCCCCAACAGCTCTACTGGTACGCCCGCTCAGAGGATCACGATAAATCCAAGGCCTATCACTTAGACGCTTGCATAGAGTGTGGCGTATGTGCCTACGTCTGCCCGAGCTACATTCCCCTTATTCAATACTTCCGTCAAGAGAAGGCCAAAATTGCCGAAATTGACCTCAAGGCCAAACAAGCCGAAGAAGCCAAACAACGTTTTGAGGCCAAAGAAGCCCGGATGAACAAGGAAAAAGAGGCCCGCAATGCCCGCATTGCCCAAGCCGCCGACAAACGCCGTGAGGAAATCGCCCAACAGGTAGGTGAAGACCCTGTGCAGGCAGCCCTGGCCCGCCTCAAGGCCAAAAAAGCCCAAGCCCAGCCAGAAGTCCAGGCCAAAGCAAACGGTGAACCTGATAACAGCGACTTAATGGCACAACGCCGAGCCAGAAGATTGGCCAAGCAGCAGGAACAAGAAGCGGCTGAAAATAAGGAAAATTCTGCAAATACTGAGCCGAAAGCAGAAGCAACCAACCCAGCTGAAACCGACCCACGCAAGGCAGCTATCGCAGCAGCCATGGCAAGAGCCAAGGCGAAAAAAGAGGCTCAACAAGCGGGTCAAAATTTAGAAAATCTTGCAAATACTGAGATGGCGCAAGCGTCCACGCTTGTGCCAGAAACAAGCAAGAGCACCAGCGAGGACGCTGGCGCTATCCTTGATCCTCGTAAAGCAGCCGTTGCGGCAGCCCTAGCTCGTGCCAAGGCCAAGAAAGAAGCCCAACAAGCGGGTCAAAATTTAGAAAATCTTGCAAATACTGAGATGGCGCAAGCGTCCACGCTTGTGCCAGAAACAAGCAAGAGCACCAGCGAGGACGCTGGCGCTATCCTTGATCCTCGTAAAGCAGCCGTTGCGGCAGCTCTTGCCCGAGCCAAGGCCAAGAAAGAAGCTCAACAAGCGGGTCAAAAGTCGGAAAATCTTGCAAATACTGAGATGGCGCAAGCGTCCACGCTTGTGCCAGAAACAAGTAAGAGCACCAGTGAGGACGCTAGCGCTATCCTTGATCTTCGTAAAGCCGCTGTTGCGGCAGCCCTTGCTCGTGCCAAGGCCAAGAAAGAAGCCCAACAACAAGCGGTAGAAAAGACTGAAAATCCTGCAAAACCCGCGGAAGAAATAGACCCACGCAAAGCTGCTGTTGCAGCAGCTCTAGCCCGTGCCAAGGCCAAAAAAGCCGCCCAAGAGAGGGAAAAAGATGACTAA
- a CDS encoding electron transport complex subunit RsxB, with translation MQDQSLLFYIIIAIAVIALIFGAILGYSSIKLKVEADPIVEQIDALLPQSQCGQCGYPGCKPYAEAIANGDEITKCVPGGPPLVVKIADLMGVDVPEMDGEAPEPMVAFIHEDMCIGCTKCIQACPVDAIIGTNKAMHTIIADLCTGCELCVAPCPTDCIEMIKIKPTAQKWNWKFDQNLVIPVVNTTELQRKLVVGGDNAS, from the coding sequence GCCCTGATTTTTGGGGCGATTTTGGGCTATTCCTCCATCAAGCTCAAGGTCGAAGCCGACCCCATTGTGGAACAGATCGATGCTTTGCTTCCCCAAAGCCAGTGTGGTCAATGTGGCTACCCAGGCTGCAAGCCCTATGCCGAAGCCATTGCCAATGGCGATGAAATCACCAAGTGCGTCCCTGGCGGCCCACCGCTGGTGGTCAAAATTGCTGACTTAATGGGCGTAGATGTGCCAGAAATGGACGGCGAGGCCCCTGAGCCCATGGTGGCCTTTATCCACGAAGATATGTGTATCGGCTGCACCAAGTGCATTCAGGCTTGTCCTGTGGATGCCATTATCGGCACCAACAAGGCCATGCACACCATTATTGCCGACCTCTGTACAGGTTGCGAACTCTGCGTTGCTCCCTGCCCGACTGACTGTATTGAGATGATTAAAATCAAGCCAACTGCCCAAAAATGGAACTGGAAATTTGACCAAAACTTGGTTATCCCTGTGGTCAATACCACCGAACTACAACGCAAATTAGTGGTGGGAGGCGACAATGCAAGCTGA